Proteins encoded within one genomic window of Sphaerotilus montanus:
- a CDS encoding NAD(P)/FAD-dependent oxidoreductase, translating to MKHVILGAGPAGIIAAETIRKHAPHDEILVIGDEPEAPYSRMAIPYLLIGKVGEEGTHLRHGVDHYAKLGITLRRARAKHVDVEGRAVDLDDGTTVVFDRLLIATGSSPATPPIPGIHGRGVHPCWTLKDARAIMELAQPGAKVLQMGAGFIGCIIMEALAMRGVELTVVEMGDRMVPRMMGPTAGTMIKDWCEAKNVKVHTGARVEAINRPEPGILDKLADMAGLKPAHKAAAMTVRLSTGEHLEADLVISATGVKPNIGFLQNSGITCLIGVLTDEHLQTNVPGIYAAGDCAEAFDKVSGTTIVSAIQPNAAEQARVAALNMVGQKAELKGVTQINVLDTLGMISASFGKWDGVPGGQHVELTDLPAGRHLSLQFDGDRMVGCNSIGWTEHVGVMRGLVEGQVRLGDWKDKLMADPTLLMEAYIACAQGQHQFVAGKR from the coding sequence ATGAAACACGTGATCCTGGGCGCCGGCCCCGCCGGCATCATCGCCGCAGAAACCATCCGCAAGCACGCGCCGCACGACGAGATCCTCGTCATCGGCGACGAGCCGGAAGCGCCGTATTCACGCATGGCGATTCCCTACCTGCTCATCGGCAAGGTCGGCGAAGAAGGCACACACCTGCGCCATGGCGTCGACCACTACGCGAAGCTGGGCATCACGCTGCGCCGCGCCCGCGCGAAGCACGTCGATGTCGAAGGCCGCGCGGTCGATCTGGACGACGGCACCACGGTGGTCTTCGACCGCCTGCTGATCGCCACCGGCTCCTCGCCGGCCACGCCGCCGATCCCCGGCATCCACGGCCGCGGTGTCCACCCCTGCTGGACGCTGAAGGATGCGCGCGCCATCATGGAACTCGCCCAGCCCGGCGCCAAGGTGCTGCAGATGGGGGCCGGTTTCATCGGCTGCATCATCATGGAAGCGCTGGCGATGCGTGGTGTCGAGCTGACGGTCGTCGAGATGGGCGACCGCATGGTGCCGCGCATGATGGGCCCGACCGCCGGCACCATGATCAAGGACTGGTGCGAGGCCAAGAACGTCAAGGTCCACACCGGCGCCCGCGTCGAGGCCATCAACCGCCCCGAGCCCGGCATCCTCGACAAGCTCGCTGACATGGCGGGCCTGAAACCGGCGCACAAGGCCGCTGCGATGACCGTGCGCCTGTCCACCGGCGAGCACCTGGAGGCCGATCTGGTCATCAGCGCCACCGGCGTGAAGCCCAACATCGGCTTCCTGCAGAACTCGGGCATCACCTGCCTGATCGGCGTGCTGACCGACGAGCACCTGCAGACCAATGTCCCCGGCATCTATGCGGCCGGTGACTGCGCCGAAGCCTTCGACAAGGTCAGCGGCACCACCATCGTCAGCGCCATCCAGCCCAACGCGGCCGAGCAGGCGCGGGTCGCCGCGCTGAACATGGTCGGCCAGAAGGCGGAACTCAAGGGCGTCACGCAGATCAACGTGCTCGACACGCTGGGCATGATCTCGGCCTCGTTCGGCAAGTGGGACGGCGTGCCCGGCGGCCAGCATGTGGAGCTGACCGACCTGCCCGCCGGCCGCCACCTGAGCCTGCAGTTCGACGGCGACCGGATGGTCGGCTGCAACTCGATCGGCTGGACCGAGCACGTGGGCGTGATGCGCGGTCTGGTCGAAGGCCAGGTGCGTCTGGGCGATTGGAAGGACAAGCTGATGGCCGATCCGACCCTGCTGATGGAGGCCTACATCGCCTGCGCGCAGGGGCAGCACCAGTTCGTCGCCGGCAAGCGCTGA